A stretch of Helicobacter pylori oki112 DNA encodes these proteins:
- a CDS encoding RNA-binding protein, with translation MKNIYVGNLVYSATSEQVKELFSQFGKVFNVKLIYDRETKKPKGFGFVEMQEEGVSEAIAKLDNTDFMGRTIRVTEANPKKS, from the coding sequence TTGAAAAACATTTATGTAGGGAATTTGGTTTATAGTGCTACCAGCGAGCAAGTCAAGGAGCTTTTCAGTCAATTTGGCAAAGTTTTTAATGTCAAGCTGATTTATGACAGAGAAACGAAGAAACCTAAAGGTTTTGGCTTTGTGGAAATGCAAGAAGAGGGCGTTAGTGAAGCGATTGCTAAATTAGACAATACGGATTTTATGGGCAGAACGATTAGGGTAACCGAAGCTAATCCTAAAAAGTCTTAG
- a CDS encoding glycosyltransferase family 25 protein — protein sequence MRVFIISLNQKVCDTFGLVFRDTTTLLNNINATHHQAQIFDAIYSKTFEGGLHPLVKKHLYPYFITQNIKDMGITTNLISEVSKFYYALKYHAKFMSLGELGCYASHYSLWEKCIELNEAICILEDDITLKEDFKEGLDFLEKHIQELGYVRLMHLLYDPNVKSGPLSHKNHEIQERVGIIKAYSHGVGTQGYVITPKIAKVFKKCSRKWVVPVDTIMDATFIHGVKNLVLQPFVIADDEQISTIARKEEPYSPKIALMRKLHFKYLKYWQFV from the coding sequence TTGCGTGTTTTTATCATTTCTTTAAATCAAAAAGTGTGCGATACATTTGGTTTGGTTTTTAGAGACACCACGACTTTACTCAATAATATTAATGCCACCCACCACCAAGCGCAAATTTTTGATGCGATTTATTCTAAAACTTTTGAAGGCGGGTTGCACCCCTTAGTGAAAAAGCATTTATACCCTTATTTCATCACGCAAAACATCAAAGACATGGGGATTACAACCAATCTCATCAGTGAGGTTTCTAAGTTTTATTACGCTTTAAAATACCATGCGAAGTTTATGAGCTTGGGGGAGCTTGGGTGCTATGCGAGCCATTATTCCTTGTGGGAAAAATGCATAGAACTCAATGAAGCGATCTGTATTTTAGAAGACGATATAACCTTGAAAGAGGATTTTAAAGAGGGCTTGGATTTTTTAGAAAAACACATCCAAGAGTTAGGCTATGTTCGCTTGATGCATTTATTATATGACCCCAATGTTAAAAGTGGGCCATTGAGCCACAAAAACCACGAAATACAAGAGCGTGTGGGTATCATTAAAGCCTATAGTCATGGGGTGGGGACGCAAGGCTATGTGATCACGCCAAAGATTGCCAAAGTTTTTAAAAAATGCAGCCGAAAATGGGTTGTTCCCGTGGATACGATAATGGACGCTACTTTTATCCATGGCGTGAAAAATTTGGTGTTACAACCTTTTGTGATCGCTGATGATGAGCAAATCTCTACGATAGCGCGAAAAGAAGAACCCTATAGCCCTAAAATCGCCTTAATGAGAAAACTCCATTTTAAATATTTGAAATATTGGCAGTTTGTATAG
- the trxB gene encoding thioredoxin-disulfide reductase translates to MIDCAIIGGGPAGLSAGLYATRGGVKNAVLFEKGMPGGQITGSSEIENYPGVKEVVSGLDFMQPWQEQCFRFGLKHEMTAVQRVSKKDSHFVILAEDGKTFEAKSVIIATGGSPKRTGIKGESEYWGKGVSTCATCDGFFYKNKEVAVLGGGDTAVEEAIYLANICKKVYLIHRRDGFRCAPITLEHAKNNDKIEFLTPYVVEEIKGDASGVSSLSIKNTATNEKRELVVPGFFIFVGYDVNNAVLKQEDNSMLCKCDEYGSIVVDFSMKTDVQGLFAAGDIRIFAPKQVVCAASDGATAALSVISYLEHH, encoded by the coding sequence ATGATAGATTGCGCGATTATTGGAGGTGGTCCTGCGGGTTTGAGTGCGGGGCTTTATGCGACTAGAGGCGGTGTTAAAAACGCTGTTTTATTTGAAAAAGGAATGCCTGGAGGGCAAATCACTGGCAGTAGTGAGATTGAAAACTATCCGGGCGTTAAGGAAGTGGTGAGCGGGTTGGATTTCATGCAGCCATGGCAAGAGCAGTGTTTCCGCTTTGGCTTAAAGCATGAGATGACCGCTGTTCAAAGGGTTTCTAAAAAAGACTCTCATTTTGTTATTTTGGCAGAAGATGGCAAGACTTTTGAGGCTAAAAGCGTGATTATCGCTACCGGTGGTAGCCCTAAGCGCACAGGCATCAAGGGCGAGTCAGAATATTGGGGTAAAGGCGTGAGCACTTGCGCGACATGCGATGGCTTCTTTTACAAAAATAAGGAAGTAGCGGTGCTTGGTGGGGGCGATACCGCCGTAGAAGAGGCGATTTATCTAGCCAATATCTGCAAAAAAGTCTATCTCATCCACAGAAGAGATGGTTTTAGGTGTGCACCTATCACTTTAGAGCATGCTAAAAACAATGATAAGATTGAGTTTTTAACCCCTTATGTGGTAGAAGAAATCAAGGGCGATGCTTCTGGCGTGTCTTCTTTAAGCATTAAAAACACAGCCACTAACGAAAAAAGAGAATTAGTCGTGCCGGGGTTTTTTATTTTTGTGGGTTATGATGTGAATAACGCTGTGTTGAAACAAGAAGATAACTCCATGCTATGCAAATGCGATGAATACGGCTCTATAGTCGTGGATTTTTCCATGAAAACGGATGTTCAGGGCTTGTTTGCGGCAGGAGATATTCGCATTTTTGCCCCTAAACAAGTGGTTTGTGCTGCAAGCGATGGTGCTACGGCAGCCTTAAGTGTGATTTCTTATTTAGAACACCATTAA
- the trxA gene encoding thioredoxin, with protein MSHYIELTEENFESTIKKGVALVDFWAPWCGPCKMLSPVIDELASEYEGKAKICKVNTDEQEELSTKFGIRSIPTLLFTKDGEVVHQLVGVQTKVALKEQLNKLLG; from the coding sequence ATGAGTCACTATATTGAATTAACTGAAGAAAATTTTGAAAGCACCATTAAAAAAGGGGTTGCGTTAGTGGATTTTTGGGCGCCATGGTGTGGTCCTTGTAAGATGCTATCCCCTGTGATTGATGAATTAGCTAGCGAATATGAAGGTAAGGCTAAGATTTGTAAAGTCAATACCGATGAGCAAGAAGAATTGAGCACGAAATTTGGGATTAGAAGCATTCCTACGCTTTTATTCACAAAAGATGGCGAAGTCGTCCATCAGTTGGTGGGCGTGCAAACTAAAGTTGCTTTAAAAGAGCAATTGAACAAACTTCTAGGCTAG
- a CDS encoding YraN family protein, translated as MRFLNNKHREKGLKAEEEACGFLKTLGFEMVERNFFSQFGEIDIIALKKGVLHFIEVKSGENFDPIYAITPSKLKKMIKTIRCYLSQKDPNSDFCIDALIVKNGKFELLENITF; from the coding sequence ATGCGTTTTTTAAACAACAAACACAGAGAAAAGGGCTTGAAGGCTGAAGAAGAAGCTTGCGGATTTTTAAAAACACTGGGTTTTGAAATGGTGGAGAGAAACTTTTTTTCACAATTTGGCGAAATTGATATTATCGCTTTGAAAAAAGGGGTTTTGCATTTCATTGAAGTCAAAAGCGGGGAAAATTTTGATCCCATTTATGCGATCACGCCGAGTAAATTAAAAAAGATGATTAAAACGATCCGCTGTTATTTGTCTCAAAAAGATCCCAATAGCGATTTTTGCATTGACGCTCTTATTGTGAAAAATGGTAAATTTGAGCTTTTAGAAAATATCACTTTTTAG
- a CDS encoding homoserine dehydrogenase: MKKRLNIGLVGLGCVGSAVAKILQENQEIIKDRAGVGIGIKKAVVRDVKKHKGYPFEISNDLESLIEDEEIDIVVELMGGVEAPYLLAKKTLAKQKAFVTANKAMLAYHRYELEQTAKNTPIGFEASVCGGIPIIKALKDGLSANHILSFKGILNGTSNYILSQMFKNQASFKDALKDAQHLGYAELNPKFDIKGIDAAHKLLILASLAYGIDAKLEEILIEGIEKIEPDDMEFAKEFGYSIKLLGIAKKHPDCIELRVHPSMIKNECMLSKVDGVMNAISVIGDKVGETLYYGAGAGGEPTASAVISDIIEIARKKSSLMLGFETPQKLPLKPKEEIQCAYYARLLVSDEKGVFSQISAILAQNDISLNNVLQKEIPHSNKAKILFSTHTTNEKSMLNALKELENLQSVLDTPKMIRLEN, from the coding sequence ATGAAAAAAAGATTGAATATAGGGCTTGTGGGTTTAGGGTGTGTGGGGAGCGCGGTCGCTAAAATCTTACAAGAAAATCAAGAAATCATTAAAGACAGAGCCGGTGTGGGAATTGGCATTAAAAAAGCGGTGGTGCGAGACGTGAAAAAGCACAAAGGCTATCCTTTTGAAATCAGTAATGATTTAGAAAGCCTGATAGAAGATGAAGAAATTGATATTGTCGTGGAGCTTATGGGTGGGGTGGAAGCGCCTTATCTTTTAGCTAAAAAAACTTTAGCCAAACAAAAAGCCTTCGTTACAGCCAATAAAGCCATGTTAGCGTATCACCGCTATGAATTAGAACAAACCGCTAAAAACACCCCCATAGGCTTTGAAGCGAGCGTGTGTGGGGGTATCCCTATTATCAAGGCTTTAAAAGACGGCTTGAGCGCTAATCACATCCTTTCTTTTAAAGGGATTTTAAACGGCACGAGCAATTACATTTTAAGCCAGATGTTTAAAAATCAAGCGAGCTTTAAGGACGCTTTGAAAGACGCCCAACATTTAGGCTACGCGGAATTGAACCCTAAATTTGACATTAAGGGCATTGATGCGGCGCACAAATTATTGATTTTAGCGTCTTTAGCCTATGGCATTGATGCGAAATTAGAAGAAATTTTAATTGAAGGCATTGAAAAAATAGAGCCAGACGACATGGAGTTTGCTAAAGAATTTGGTTATAGTATCAAACTTTTAGGCATCGCTAAAAAACACCCAGATTGCATTGAATTAAGGGTGCATCCAAGCATGATTAAAAACGAATGCATGCTTTCTAAAGTGGATGGGGTGATGAACGCTATCAGCGTCATAGGGGATAAGGTGGGCGAAACTTTGTATTATGGGGCTGGGGCTGGGGGAGAGCCTACCGCAAGTGCGGTCATTAGCGATATTATAGAAATCGCAAGGAAAAAAAGCTCTCTAATGCTAGGCTTTGAAACCCCTCAAAAACTCCCCCTAAAACCTAAAGAAGAAATCCAATGCGCTTATTATGCGCGCTTGTTAGTGAGTGATGAAAAAGGGGTTTTTTCTCAAATCAGCGCGATTTTAGCCCAAAATGATATTTCGCTCAACAATGTTTTGCAAAAAGAAATCCCGCATTCCAATAAGGCTAAAATCTTATTTTCCACGCACACCACCAACGAAAAGTCTATGCTGAACGCCCTTAAAGAGCTTGAAAATTTACAAAGCGTGTTGGATACCCCTAAAATGATCCGTTTGGAAAATTGA
- the uvrC gene encoding excinuclease ABC subunit UvrC, giving the protein MADLLSSLKNLPNSSGVYQYFDKNRQLLYIGKAKNLKKRIKSYFSICNNEITPNHRASLRIQMMVKQIAFLETILVENEQDALILENSLIKQLKPKYNILLRDDKTYPYIYMDFSTDFPIPLITRKILKQPGVKYFGPFTSGAKDILDSLYELLPLVQKKNCIKDKKACMFYQIERCKAPCENKITKEEYLKIAKECLEMIENKDRLIKELELKMERLSNNLRFEEALIYRDRIAKIQKIAPFTCMDLAKLYDLDIFAFYGASNKAVLVKMFMRGGKIISSAFEKIHSLNGFDTDEAMKQAIINHYQSHLPLMPEQILLNACSNEALKELQEFISHQYSKKIALSIPKKGDKLALIEIAMKNAQEIFSQEKTSNEDLILEEARSLFNLECVPYRVEIFDTSHHSNSQCVGGMVVYENNAFQKNSYRRYHLKGSNEYTQMSELLTRRALDFAKEPPPNLWVIDGGRAQLNIALEILKSSGSFVEVIAISKEKRDSKAYRSKGGAKDIIHTPSDTFKLLPSDKRLQWVQKLRDESHRYAINFHRSTKLKNMKQIALLKEKGIGEASVKKLLDYFGSFEAIEKASDQEKNAVLKKRI; this is encoded by the coding sequence ATGGCTGATTTATTGTCCAGTTTGAAAAACCTTCCTAATAGCAGTGGCGTGTATCAATATTTTGATAAAAACCGCCAATTGCTCTATATCGGTAAAGCGAAAAATTTAAAAAAGCGCATCAAAAGCTATTTTTCTATCTGCAATAATGAAATCACGCCCAACCATCGCGCAAGCTTACGAATCCAAATGATGGTCAAACAAATCGCTTTTTTAGAAACGATTTTAGTGGAAAACGAGCAAGACGCTTTGATTTTGGAAAATTCTTTAATCAAGCAGCTCAAGCCTAAATACAATATTCTTTTAAGAGATGATAAAACTTACCCTTATATTTACATGGATTTTTCCACTGATTTCCCTATCCCTTTAATCACACGAAAAATTTTAAAACAGCCTGGCGTTAAATATTTTGGCCCTTTTACGAGCGGGGCTAAGGATATTTTGGACAGCTTGTATGAGTTGCTCCCTTTAGTTCAAAAGAAAAATTGCATCAAGGATAAAAAGGCATGCATGTTTTATCAAATAGAGCGTTGCAAAGCCCCATGCGAGAATAAAATCACCAAAGAAGAGTATTTAAAAATCGCTAAAGAATGTTTAGAAATGATTGAAAATAAAGACAGGCTCATCAAAGAGCTTGAATTGAAAATGGAGCGCCTTTCCAATAACTTGCGTTTTGAAGAAGCCCTAATTTACAGGGACAGGATTGCAAAAATCCAAAAAATCGCCCCTTTCACTTGCATGGATTTAGCCAAACTCTATGATTTGGACATTTTTGCTTTTTATGGCGCGAGCAATAAGGCGGTGTTAGTGAAAATGTTTATGCGTGGGGGTAAAATCATTTCTTCAGCGTTTGAAAAAATCCACTCCCTTAATGGGTTTGACACTGATGAGGCGATGAAACAAGCCATTATCAACCATTACCAATCGCATTTGCCTTTGATGCCTGAACAAATTCTATTAAACGCTTGTTCTAATGAAGCGCTTAAAGAATTGCAAGAGTTTATCTCTCATCAATACTCTAAAAAAATCGCTCTTAGCATTCCTAAAAAGGGCGATAAGCTCGCTTTAATAGAAATCGCTATGAAAAACGCTCAAGAGATTTTTAGCCAAGAAAAAACCTCTAATGAAGATCTGATTTTAGAAGAAGCGCGATCGCTTTTCAATTTAGAGTGCGTGCCTTATAGGGTGGAAATCTTTGACACAAGCCACCATTCAAACAGCCAATGCGTGGGGGGAATGGTCGTGTATGAAAACAATGCATTCCAAAAAAACTCTTACCGGCGCTACCATTTAAAAGGCTCTAACGAATACACTCAAATGAGCGAATTGCTCACCAGAAGAGCTTTAGACTTTGCCAAAGAGCCACCGCCTAATTTGTGGGTAATAGATGGAGGGAGGGCGCAATTAAACATCGCTTTAGAAATTTTAAAAAGCAGCGGGAGTTTTGTAGAAGTGATCGCTATTTCTAAAGAAAAAAGGGATTCTAAGGCTTATCGCTCTAAAGGGGGCGCTAAAGACATTATCCATACGCCTAGCGATACTTTTAAATTGCTCCCTAGCGACAAACGCTTGCAGTGGGTGCAAAAATTGCGCGATGAAAGCCACCGGTATGCGATAAACTTCCATAGATCCACTAAACTTAAAAACATGAAACAAATCGCTCTTTTAAAAGAAAAGGGTATAGGAGAAGCCAGCGTGAAAAAATTATTGGATTATTTTGGGAGTTTTGAAGCGATAGAAAAAGCGAGCGATCAGGAAAAAAACGCCGTTTTAAAAAAACGAATCTAA
- a CDS encoding ATP-binding cassette domain-containing protein produces the protein MKEIVTIENVSFSYHNRTVFKDFNLSIEKGDFLCVLGESGSGKSTLLGLILGLLKPSLGSVKIFNETLSNNAFLRQKIGYIAQGNSLFSHLNALQNMTFCLNLQGINKEAAQKEAKALALKMGLDESLMDKFPNELSGGQAQRVGIIRGIIHRPELILLDEPFSALDSFNRKNLQDLIKEIHQNSCATFIMVTHDEEEAQKLATKTLEIKALK, from the coding sequence ATGAAAGAAATCGTTACAATAGAGAATGTGTCTTTTAGCTACCACAATCGCACTGTTTTTAAGGATTTTAATTTAAGCATTGAAAAAGGGGATTTTTTATGCGTTTTAGGGGAGAGCGGGAGCGGTAAAAGCACGCTTTTAGGCTTGATTTTAGGGCTTTTAAAACCCAGTTTGGGGAGCGTTAAAATCTTTAATGAGACCCTTTCAAACAACGCTTTTTTACGCCAAAAAATAGGCTATATCGCTCAAGGCAATTCCTTATTTTCTCATTTAAACGCTCTACAAAACATGACCTTTTGCCTTAATCTGCAAGGCATAAACAAAGAAGCCGCTCAAAAAGAAGCCAAAGCCTTAGCGTTAAAAATGGGGTTAGATGAGAGCCTTATGGATAAATTCCCCAATGAATTGAGCGGGGGGCAAGCCCAAAGAGTGGGCATTATTAGGGGGATTATCCACAGGCCAGAACTCATTTTATTAGACGAGCCTTTTAGCGCTTTAGATAGTTTTAATCGTAAGAATTTACAGGATCTCATCAAAGAAATACACCAAAATTCTTGCGCTACTTTCATTATGGTAACGCATGATGAGGAAGAGGCGCAAAAGTTAGCCACAAAAACCCTAGAAATCAAAGCCCTTAAATAA
- a CDS encoding ABC transporter permease/substrate-binding protein — translation MLIMGVFKQLIKELYEWLLHSIDVATQHLVAIVLKISVVKYLIKEFHDRFIYFIDLIAQHFIIVALSGFLVLVFGVLIGVLVFYNSKARTLLLPIVNFLYTIPSLALFALFIPVIGVGLKNALLVLVLYGLLPIVHSTYNALKDVREEMIKAAIGLGCNPKELFFRVHFLLAIPQILVGLRIAVVMLVAMAGIGALIGAGGLGQAIFRGLNTQNTTLLVAGSLIIALFSVLADQFVSVFQHENALQRLFSQNATKKQKRRVYTNLAVFLFLLLASALWLIPRNATEEKPLVVATKPSSEQYILGEILSLLLEKHHIPIKRAFGIGGGTMNIHPALIRGDFDLYVEYTGTAWVNTLKNPLTQKVDFETIKKRYEKEFNLLWVGLLGFNNTYSLAISKEDAQKYAIETFSDLALHSQNFDFGAEFDFFEREDAFKGLVKAYRFHFRSLHEMDINLRYKSFESYKINALDVFTTDAQIKELDLKVLKDDKGFFPNYQAGIVIRKEIVKKYPKALEILEKLDSKINDEIMQDLNYQVEVLKKSPQIVAKDFLESLGL, via the coding sequence ATGCTAATCATGGGCGTTTTTAAACAATTGATCAAAGAATTGTATGAATGGTTGCTCCATTCTATAGATGTGGCTACGCAGCATTTAGTTGCCATAGTATTAAAAATAAGCGTGGTAAAATATTTGATAAAAGAATTTCATGATCGCTTCATTTATTTTATAGACTTGATCGCGCAGCATTTTATCATCGTTGCACTTTCTGGTTTTCTCGTGCTGGTGTTTGGGGTTTTGATTGGGGTTTTGGTGTTTTATAACTCAAAGGCTAGAACACTCTTGCTCCCTATAGTGAATTTCCTCTACACCATCCCATCGCTTGCGTTATTCGCGTTATTCATTCCTGTGATTGGGGTGGGGTTAAAAAACGCGCTTTTAGTGTTGGTCTTATACGGCTTATTGCCCATTGTCCATAGCACTTATAACGCTTTAAAAGATGTGCGAGAAGAGATGATTAAGGCCGCTATTGGGCTAGGGTGTAACCCCAAAGAGTTGTTTTTTAGGGTGCACTTCTTGCTCGCTATCCCCCAAATTTTAGTGGGCTTAAGGATTGCGGTGGTGATGTTAGTGGCGATGGCTGGGATTGGGGCGCTCATTGGGGCTGGGGGCTTAGGGCAGGCGATCTTTAGAGGGCTAAACACGCAAAACACCACGCTTTTAGTGGCGGGTAGTTTGATCATTGCTCTTTTTAGTGTTTTAGCGGATCAATTTGTGAGCGTCTTTCAGCATGAAAACGCCTTGCAACGCCTATTTTCTCAAAACGCCACCAAAAAACAAAAAAGAAGAGTTTATACCAATTTAGCGGTGTTTCTTTTTTTATTGCTAGCGAGCGCTTTATGGCTCATTCCTAGAAACGCTACAGAAGAAAAGCCCTTAGTCGTGGCTACAAAACCTAGCAGCGAGCAGTATATTTTGGGCGAGATTTTAAGCCTTTTGTTAGAAAAACACCACATTCCTATCAAGCGAGCGTTTGGCATTGGTGGGGGGACGATGAATATCCATCCGGCATTAATTAGGGGCGATTTTGATTTGTATGTGGAATATACCGGCACCGCTTGGGTGAACACGCTCAAAAACCCTTTGACTCAAAAAGTGGATTTTGAAACGATTAAAAAGCGTTATGAGAAGGAATTTAATCTTTTGTGGGTGGGGCTTTTGGGCTTTAATAACACCTATTCTTTAGCGATTTCTAAAGAAGACGCTCAAAAATACGCGATTGAAACTTTCAGCGATTTAGCCCTTCATAGCCAAAATTTTGATTTTGGTGCGGAGTTTGACTTTTTTGAAAGAGAGGACGCTTTTAAGGGCTTAGTGAAAGCTTACCGCTTTCATTTTAGAAGTTTGCATGAAATGGATATTAATTTGCGCTATAAAAGTTTTGAATCCTATAAAATCAACGCTTTAGATGTCTTCACCACAGACGCTCAAATCAAAGAGTTGGATTTAAAGGTGCTTAAGGACGATAAAGGGTTTTTCCCCAACTATCAGGCCGGTATCGTTATAAGAAAAGAAATAGTAAAAAAGTATCCTAAAGCCTTAGAAATCTTAGAAAAATTGGATTCAAAAATTAACGATGAGATAATGCAGGATTTAAACTATCAGGTGGAAGTGTTGAAAAAAAGCCCCCAAATCGTAGCTAAAGATTTTTTAGAAAGCTTAGGGTTATAA
- the motB gene encoding flagellar motor protein MotB has translation MAKKNKPTECPAGEKWAVPYADFLSLLLALFIALYAISAVNKSKVEALKTEFIKIFNYAPKPEAMQPVVVIPPDSGKEEEQMASESSKPASQNTETKATIARKGEGSVLEQIDQGSILKLPSSLLFENAASDAINQDMMLYIERIAKIIQKLPKRVHINVRGFTDDTPLTKTRFKSHYELAANRAYRVMKVLMQYGVNPNQLSFSSYGSTNPIAPNDSLENRMKNNRVEIFFSTDANDLSKIHSILDEEFNPHKQQE, from the coding sequence ATGGCTAAGAAAAACAAACCCACCGAATGCCCCGCTGGTGAAAAATGGGCGGTTCCTTATGCGGACTTTTTGTCGTTGTTGCTCGCGCTTTTTATCGCTCTTTATGCCATTTCAGCGGTCAATAAATCCAAAGTGGAAGCCTTAAAAACCGAATTTATTAAGATTTTTAATTACGCTCCCAAGCCAGAGGCGATGCAGCCGGTTGTAGTGATCCCCCCTGATTCAGGGAAAGAAGAAGAGCAAATGGCGAGCGAAAGCTCCAAACCGGCTTCGCAAAATACCGAAACAAAAGCCACTATCGCTCGCAAAGGCGAAGGCAGTGTTTTAGAGCAAATTGATCAAGGCTCTATCTTAAAGCTCCCCTCTAGTTTGCTGTTTGAAAACGCTGCATCAGATGCTATCAATCAAGACATGATGCTTTATATTGAACGGATCGCTAAAATCATTCAAAAACTCCCTAAAAGGGTGCATATCAATGTGAGAGGTTTTACGGATGATACGCCTTTAACTAAAACCCGTTTTAAAAGCCATTATGAATTAGCCGCCAATCGTGCTTATAGGGTGATGAAAGTCCTTATGCAATACGGCGTAAATCCTAACCAATTGTCTTTTTCTTCTTATGGCTCTACCAACCCTATCGCGCCTAATGACTCCCTAGAAAACAGAATGAAAAACAACCGTGTGGAAATCTTTTTTTCAACCGATGCGAACGATTTGAGTAAGATCCACTCTATTTTAGATGAAGAATTCAATCCCCACAAACAGCAAGAATGA
- the motA gene encoding flagellar motor stator protein MotA — MDLSTILGLVLAVASISLGDILEDGNPLHIIHLSSVIIIVPTSLFAAMTGTHARYVKAAYKEIKIVFLNPKINLNETIKNLVELATLARKDGVLSLEGRVAQIEDDFTRNGLSMIIDGKDLKSVKESLEISIEEMEEYYHGAAHYWETAGETAPTMGLVGAVMGLMLALQKLDNPAEMAAGIAGAFTATVTGIMCAYAIFGPFGHKLKAKSKDIIKEKTVLLEGILGIANGENPRDLENKLLNYIAPGEPKKSQFEG, encoded by the coding sequence TTGGATTTATCAACCATACTAGGCTTGGTATTGGCGGTCGCTTCTATTTCGCTAGGCGATATTTTAGAAGATGGCAACCCGTTGCACATTATCCATTTGAGTTCAGTCATCATCATCGTGCCCACTTCGCTTTTTGCCGCTATGACAGGCACGCATGCTCGTTACGTGAAAGCCGCTTACAAAGAGATAAAAATTGTTTTTTTAAACCCTAAAATCAATTTAAACGAAACCATTAAAAATTTAGTGGAATTAGCCACTTTAGCCCGAAAAGATGGGGTGTTGAGTTTGGAGGGGCGAGTGGCGCAAATTGAAGACGATTTCACCCGCAATGGCTTGTCTATGATCATAGATGGCAAGGATTTAAAATCCGTTAAGGAAAGCTTAGAAATCAGCATTGAAGAAATGGAAGAGTATTACCACGGCGCCGCTCATTATTGGGAGACGGCCGGTGAGACCGCTCCTACTATGGGGTTAGTGGGGGCGGTTATGGGGCTTATGCTAGCCTTGCAAAAACTAGACAACCCGGCTGAAATGGCAGCAGGGATCGCTGGGGCTTTTACGGCTACTGTTACAGGGATTATGTGCGCTTATGCGATTTTTGGCCCTTTTGGGCATAAGCTCAAAGCTAAATCTAAAGACATTATCAAAGAAAAAACCGTTCTTTTAGAGGGGATTTTAGGCATCGCTAATGGGGAAAACCCAAGGGATTTAGAAAACAAACTCTTAAACTACATCGCTCCCGGTGAGCCTAAAAAATCTCAATTTGAAGGTTAA
- a CDS encoding HesA/MoeB/ThiF family protein produces MLSRLEKERYLRHIMLEDVGEEGQLKLLKSSVLVIGAGGLGSAVLMYLCAAGIGKIGIVDFDVVDMSNLQRQIIHSQDFLNQPKASSAKVRLKQLNAGIEIEAFEERFKAHNALSLIEPYDFIIDATDNFNAKFLINDACVLAQKPYSHAGVLKYRGQSMSVLPNSACLACVFDKPPKKGLNLISGLFGVLPGVLGCIQASECLKYFLGFETLLINTLLIADIKTMDFKKIQAPKNPECRVCGTHKITHLQDYEI; encoded by the coding sequence TTGTTAAGCCGGCTAGAAAAAGAGCGTTATTTGCGCCATATCATGCTAGAAGATGTGGGCGAAGAAGGCCAATTGAAGCTTTTAAAATCCAGCGTTTTAGTCATTGGGGCTGGGGGGCTTGGATCAGCGGTTTTGATGTATTTGTGCGCCGCTGGGATAGGAAAAATAGGCATTGTGGATTTTGATGTGGTGGATATGAGTAATTTGCAACGCCAAATCATCCATTCACAGGATTTTTTAAACCAACCTAAAGCCTCTAGCGCGAAAGTGCGCTTAAAACAACTCAATGCCGGTATTGAAATAGAGGCTTTTGAAGAACGCTTTAAGGCTCATAACGCTCTTTCTCTCATAGAGCCTTACGATTTCATCATAGACGCTACAGACAATTTCAACGCTAAATTTTTGATCAATGACGCTTGCGTGTTGGCCCAAAAACCCTATTCGCATGCCGGGGTTTTAAAATACAGGGGGCAAAGCATGAGCGTTTTACCTAATAGCGCATGCTTAGCGTGCGTTTTTGATAAGCCCCCTAAAAAGGGATTAAATCTTATTTCAGGGCTTTTTGGGGTCTTGCCTGGGGTTTTAGGGTGTATCCAAGCGAGCGAATGCCTTAAATATTTTTTAGGGTTTGAAACTTTACTTATAAATACTTTACTTATAGCCGATATTAAAACGATGGATTTTAAAAAAATTCAAGCACCCAAAAACCCTGAATGTAGGGTTTGTGGCACGCATAAAATCACGCATTTACAAGATTATGAAATTTAG